The Leptospira sp. WS39.C2 genome contains a region encoding:
- a CDS encoding cation:proton antiporter encodes MKTRSSVFYGFTLLVFGSLGYYLLQAGSALEIAKNLTITASEHLDTENFFNRFHHPLALLFIQIIVVCGSARFVGYLFTRKLKQPSVMGEIVAGILLGPSLLGYYFPETMGFLFPPTSLPTLGTLSQIGLVLFMFIIGMELDLSVLKNKAHSAIIISHASIIFPFFLGMTLAYFFYTDYAPENVGFLSFSLFMGIAMSITAFPVLARILQERNLTRTPLGAMVLTCAAADDITAWILLAIIVTISKAGNLNTALFTIGLSFAYILTMVYLVAPFLKRLGSIYISRENLTRTAVALILMILFLSSLTTEVIGIHALFGAFLAGVIMPSEGNLKKLIAEKIEDIAVILFLPIFFVITGLRTEVTLLNGSHLWLVFGLVLLVAVVGKFIGSAFAARVAGSNWEDSLSIGALMNTRGLMELVVLNIGYDLGILSPEIFAVFVLMALVTTLSTGPLLDGIQKFFARRTSTTYPEKPSDSKLRVLVAFAQEKMGKSLVRFAFSLSGNQKKNLELIALHISPNDSLSNEEIRKYRDASFEAIRQTGSSLGIQVQTEYRITDNVTYEIVNFAKIKHSDILLIGAAKPLFSRSYTGGKIKGILNYCPATVGVLIDNGLETIEKVAILYKGDKDPILSFAQKLTSLKGMKSNKIKVENLIQPETDLNPFPIAINQITGYSLILIDLNVWEELGFEKMDLLPTSFLLVRFLTT; translated from the coding sequence ATGAAAACTCGTTCTTCTGTATTTTACGGTTTCACTTTGTTAGTGTTTGGGTCTTTGGGATATTACCTACTCCAAGCAGGTAGTGCCTTAGAAATTGCAAAAAACCTAACCATCACTGCCAGTGAACATTTAGATACAGAAAACTTCTTCAATCGTTTCCACCACCCCCTCGCATTACTTTTCATTCAAATCATAGTGGTTTGTGGGAGTGCCCGTTTTGTAGGTTATCTCTTCACAAGAAAGTTAAAACAACCTTCGGTCATGGGAGAAATTGTCGCCGGGATTTTACTCGGACCCTCCCTACTCGGATACTACTTTCCCGAAACGATGGGATTTTTATTCCCACCAACAAGCCTTCCTACTCTTGGAACTCTTAGCCAAATAGGTCTCGTTTTGTTTATGTTCATCATTGGAATGGAACTTGATCTTTCTGTTCTCAAAAACAAAGCGCATTCCGCAATTATCATCAGTCATGCGAGTATCATTTTCCCTTTCTTTTTAGGGATGACCTTGGCCTATTTTTTTTACACGGATTATGCTCCAGAGAACGTAGGCTTTTTATCCTTTTCCCTCTTTATGGGAATTGCAATGAGTATCACTGCGTTTCCCGTTCTTGCGCGCATTCTACAAGAACGAAACCTCACACGGACTCCGCTTGGTGCCATGGTGCTCACTTGTGCGGCGGCAGATGACATCACTGCATGGATCCTACTTGCGATCATTGTGACCATCTCTAAAGCGGGTAACCTCAACACCGCTTTATTTACGATCGGTTTGTCATTTGCTTATATCCTAACTATGGTATATTTGGTGGCGCCCTTTCTCAAACGATTGGGTTCCATTTATATTTCCCGAGAAAACCTAACAAGAACAGCTGTTGCTCTTATTTTGATGATTTTGTTTTTATCCTCCCTCACAACAGAAGTGATTGGGATCCATGCACTCTTCGGTGCCTTCCTTGCCGGTGTCATTATGCCATCAGAAGGGAACTTAAAAAAACTCATCGCTGAAAAAATCGAAGACATCGCTGTCATTTTATTCCTACCCATTTTCTTTGTGATCACAGGTCTCCGAACAGAAGTCACCCTTCTCAATGGTTCTCACCTTTGGTTAGTCTTTGGTCTTGTCTTACTCGTGGCCGTTGTAGGTAAATTTATAGGAAGTGCATTTGCCGCAAGAGTTGCAGGATCTAATTGGGAAGACTCTTTATCCATTGGCGCTCTTATGAACACTCGAGGCCTAATGGAACTCGTAGTCCTCAATATTGGTTATGATTTAGGAATCCTCAGTCCAGAAATTTTTGCTGTATTTGTCCTAATGGCTCTTGTCACAACTCTTTCGACAGGACCACTTCTAGATGGAATCCAAAAGTTTTTTGCAAGGAGAACGAGCACAACTTATCCCGAAAAACCATCGGATAGCAAACTACGAGTCCTTGTTGCCTTTGCCCAAGAAAAAATGGGTAAAAGTTTAGTACGATTTGCCTTCTCTTTATCTGGAAATCAAAAGAAAAATCTAGAACTCATCGCTTTGCATATTTCACCTAACGACTCATTATCGAATGAAGAAATCAGGAAGTATCGAGATGCGAGTTTCGAGGCGATTCGCCAAACAGGCTCTAGTTTAGGAATCCAAGTCCAAACTGAATACCGCATCACAGACAATGTCACTTATGAAATAGTCAACTTTGCCAAAATCAAACACTCTGACATCCTGCTCATAGGTGCCGCTAAACCATTGTTTTCTCGTAGTTATACGGGCGGAAAAATCAAAGGCATTTTGAACTACTGCCCCGCAACCGTTGGGGTTCTCATAGACAACGGACTTGAAACCATAGAAAAGGTGGCCATCCTTTATAAAGGGGACAAAGACCCCATCTTAAGTTTTGCTCAAAAACTCACTTCCTTAAAGGGAATGAAATCAAACAAAATCAAGGTGGAAAACCTGATCCAACCAGAAACGGACTTAAATCCTTTTCCTATTGCCATCAACCAAATCACAGGGTATTCACTGATTCTCATCGACCTAAATGTTTGGGAAGAGTTAGGTTTTGAAAAAATGGACCTTCTTCCCACTTCATTTCTTTTGGTACGTTTTTTAACTACCTAA
- the coaD gene encoding pantetheine-phosphate adenylyltransferase: protein MKNIAVYPGSFDPFTNGHLDIIRRAHPLFEEIIIAVAINSKKTSLFSPEERVEMIGKVFQGWDKIKIDSFEGLTVDYCKEKNSRVILRGLRAVTDFDYEYAISLMNKKLAPEIETYFLMADNEYSFVSSTIVKEVARHGRAVSNQVPDVVGEALVKKFSV from the coding sequence ATGAAAAATATCGCCGTATACCCAGGTTCGTTTGATCCATTTACCAATGGACATTTAGACATCATACGGCGAGCCCATCCTCTTTTTGAGGAAATCATCATCGCCGTTGCGATTAATTCCAAAAAAACATCTCTTTTCTCTCCTGAAGAACGAGTGGAGATGATTGGTAAGGTTTTCCAAGGTTGGGACAAAATTAAAATTGATTCCTTTGAAGGACTGACTGTGGATTATTGTAAGGAAAAAAATTCACGAGTCATCCTTCGTGGACTTCGTGCTGTCACTGATTTTGATTACGAATATGCAATTTCACTGATGAACAAAAAATTAGCCCCTGAAATTGAAACTTATTTTTTAATGGCAGACAATGAGTACTCTTTTGTCTCCTCCACAATCGTCAAAGAAGTAGCAAGACACGGCAGAGCTGTATCCAACCAAGTTCCAGATGTTGTTGGCGAAGCACTTGTGAAAAAATTCTCCGTTTGA
- a CDS encoding argininosuccinate synthase, whose amino-acid sequence MKEKPAPKKIVLAYSGGLDTSVILAWLKDTYGCEVIAFCADVGQKEELTGLEEKGKNTGASKVYIQDLRLEFARDFIFPAIRGNAIYEMRYLLGTSLARPLIAKAMAEVAKKEGADAFSHGATGKGNDQVRFELTFKALSPNLQIIAPWRTWNFGGRADLIEYAKKKGIPVPVTAAKPYSMDRNLMHLSFEGGILEDPYNEPKEDMFILTVSPEKAPDKPTYLELDFEYGDCVAIDGKKMNPLEVMETLNDLGGKNGVGRVDIVENRLVGIKSRGVYETPGGTILHIAHRDLESITLDRDTQHKKDELSQEFARYIYNGQWYSNQMNALRAYMDYTQKYVNGTVRIKLYKGNCTVVGRKSNKSLYNAGLSTFEKEELYNQYDAEGFINLYGLPMKEWARVNH is encoded by the coding sequence ATGAAAGAGAAACCTGCTCCCAAAAAAATCGTTCTCGCTTACTCAGGTGGACTCGACACCTCTGTCATCCTTGCTTGGTTGAAAGATACCTATGGTTGTGAAGTCATCGCTTTTTGTGCCGATGTAGGTCAAAAAGAAGAACTGACAGGCCTAGAAGAAAAAGGAAAAAACACAGGGGCTTCCAAAGTTTATATCCAAGACCTTCGTTTGGAATTTGCACGTGATTTTATTTTCCCAGCCATTCGAGGAAACGCCATTTATGAAATGCGTTACCTACTAGGAACCTCGCTTGCACGACCTCTCATTGCAAAAGCGATGGCAGAAGTTGCCAAAAAAGAAGGAGCAGATGCTTTTTCACACGGTGCGACTGGAAAAGGTAATGACCAAGTACGTTTTGAACTTACTTTCAAAGCTCTTTCGCCTAACTTACAAATCATTGCCCCATGGAGAACATGGAATTTTGGTGGCCGAGCAGACCTCATCGAATATGCAAAGAAAAAAGGAATTCCAGTTCCCGTAACAGCTGCTAAACCATATAGCATGGATCGAAATCTAATGCACCTTTCCTTTGAAGGGGGAATTTTAGAAGATCCATACAACGAACCTAAAGAGGATATGTTTATCCTAACTGTTTCTCCTGAAAAAGCACCAGACAAACCTACCTATTTGGAATTGGATTTTGAATATGGAGACTGTGTTGCCATCGATGGTAAAAAAATGAATCCACTCGAAGTGATGGAAACCTTAAACGATTTAGGTGGAAAAAACGGCGTAGGTCGAGTTGACATCGTAGAAAACAGACTTGTGGGGATCAAATCTCGTGGTGTATATGAAACACCTGGTGGAACCATACTCCACATTGCTCACCGAGATTTAGAATCCATTACTCTCGACAGGGACACCCAACATAAAAAAGACGAACTCTCTCAAGAATTTGCCAGATACATTTACAATGGCCAATGGTATTCCAACCAAATGAATGCACTTCGTGCTTATATGGACTACACACAAAAGTATGTGAATGGAACCGTACGAATCAAATTGTACAAAGGGAATTGTACAGTCGTGGGAAGAAAGTCCAACAAATCGTTGTACAACGCTGGCCTCTCTACATTTGAAAAGGAAGAACTTTACAACCAATATGATGCCGAAGGTTTTATCAATTTGTATGGCCTTCCAATGAAAGAATGGGCAAGGGTAAATCACTAA
- a CDS encoding nitrilase-related carbon-nitrogen hydrolase gives MRFFVSFSIFLSVGILAIQCKKQPLEPNQISFSLPKPNLYVQMEGKGKRGSVIGIEPYLTKYSYATEESFYSSLKEYFQKAKDNESIFVDRTIIVFPEYIGTWLVVTAEDKSIFEKETITEAMETLVKQNLGSFLWHYLFSNSYAEDHLKETLFRMKAWQMADRYQRIFSRLALEYRVAIVAGSIVLPHPKVVEGKITPTDGPLENVSFYFHADGRVDDQIVRKLFPIVEEKQFLSEGEVNQNPTYRTSLGRLYTMVCADSWFPEVYKELEESEAEILVVPSFVAPSEAWQSKWNGYNGYANPKDILPKDVGNITEKSAWKKYAMLGRLKNPQVKLGINVFFRGEIWDMNASGDAFFQFYGKPINNLVKDEKIQGRLYVFYL, from the coding sequence ATGCGTTTTTTTGTCTCTTTTTCGATTTTTCTATCGGTTGGGATTTTGGCGATCCAATGCAAAAAACAACCGTTGGAACCAAACCAAATTTCTTTTTCCCTACCAAAACCAAACCTTTATGTACAAATGGAAGGCAAAGGGAAACGAGGCTCAGTCATTGGCATTGAACCCTATCTTACCAAATATAGTTACGCCACAGAAGAAAGTTTTTATTCGAGTTTAAAAGAATACTTTCAAAAAGCAAAAGACAACGAATCCATTTTTGTCGACCGCACGATCATTGTATTCCCTGAATACATTGGCACATGGCTTGTTGTCACAGCGGAAGACAAATCCATTTTTGAAAAAGAAACCATTACCGAAGCTATGGAAACATTGGTGAAACAAAATCTTGGTTCTTTCCTTTGGCATTATTTATTTAGCAATTCCTACGCAGAGGATCATCTAAAAGAAACTCTCTTTCGGATGAAGGCTTGGCAAATGGCCGATCGTTACCAAAGGATATTTTCACGATTGGCTTTGGAATACCGCGTAGCGATTGTTGCGGGCTCTATTGTGTTACCCCATCCAAAAGTGGTGGAAGGAAAAATCACACCGACCGATGGTCCATTGGAGAATGTGAGTTTTTATTTTCACGCTGACGGACGAGTGGATGACCAAATCGTGCGTAAACTCTTTCCTATCGTTGAAGAAAAACAATTTTTATCAGAAGGCGAAGTGAATCAAAATCCAACCTATCGGACCTCTCTTGGTAGATTGTATACAATGGTTTGTGCTGATTCCTGGTTTCCGGAAGTGTACAAAGAACTCGAAGAATCGGAAGCAGAAATTTTGGTTGTTCCATCGTTTGTAGCACCAAGTGAAGCATGGCAATCAAAATGGAATGGTTACAACGGTTATGCGAATCCAAAAGATATTTTACCAAAAGACGTTGGTAACATTACTGAAAAATCTGCCTGGAAAAAATATGCTATGTTAGGCCGATTGAAAAACCCCCAAGTCAAACTCGGAATTAATGTTTTTTTCAGGGGAGAAATTTGGGATATGAATGCAAGTGGTGATGCTTTTTTTCAATTTTATGGAAAACCAATTAACAATTTAGTAAAAGATGAAAAAATACAAGGTAGGTTGTATGTATTTTATCTCTAG
- a CDS encoding FAD-dependent oxidoreductase, translating into MKKIGIYRDYKSYEPGEVISVDVVVIGSGCGGATMAYELSKRGIKVALLEQGGNYHTGTFDNNELNMAGKVSAERNFHTTSDGGINLVYGNNLGGASVHYWADSYRTPEDRLLLWNRKYGIEHHLPEDLASYWNELETDLHVRPATEEYFNPMNRLFRNASQRLGWEGHNVPQARKNCQKSGHCMQGCLFGAKQSQLITHIPSAVRLGTDVYTDLRAEQLDIVGNQVKGLVAVVIDRRTLKPTQTKLRFQTKAVCVSAGGFGSSKFLLKNGLKKRLPALGKFLAINPSPMVHALYEEPIVQWRNIPAAYGVEGFRLAKFQNGSYKEGGYMLMPNQLQPATLAALLPSFGKDHFRYMKQLEFLGGTIGWIDDVEGELGSIEVDLFGKTKVHYPFGKTTKQIFSDLTYKQMKLNFEAGAKEVFLAGMKLRKFTKLPKKEEIDALAWRPAEFPMAAPHPAGGCRMGKSSETSVVNSKHQVFGFQNLFVADSSVFPTGVSVDPSFTIMAFSKKASEFVADVI; encoded by the coding sequence ATGAAAAAAATTGGGATCTATCGAGATTACAAAAGTTACGAACCAGGGGAAGTGATCTCTGTGGATGTGGTTGTAATTGGTTCTGGTTGTGGTGGCGCTACGATGGCCTATGAACTTTCGAAACGTGGGATCAAAGTGGCTCTTCTCGAACAAGGTGGGAACTACCATACGGGGACCTTTGATAATAACGAATTGAATATGGCAGGAAAAGTGTCCGCCGAAAGGAATTTTCACACCACAAGTGATGGTGGAATCAATTTGGTTTATGGCAATAATTTAGGGGGAGCATCCGTTCACTACTGGGCTGATAGTTACCGTACTCCTGAAGATCGCCTACTGTTGTGGAATCGGAAGTATGGGATCGAACACCACCTTCCTGAAGACTTGGCTTCGTATTGGAATGAGTTGGAAACGGACTTACATGTCAGACCTGCCACCGAAGAATACTTCAATCCGATGAATCGTTTGTTTCGGAACGCATCACAACGATTAGGTTGGGAAGGTCACAACGTTCCCCAAGCTAGGAAAAATTGCCAAAAGTCTGGTCATTGTATGCAAGGGTGTCTCTTTGGTGCCAAACAATCCCAGCTCATCACCCACATTCCAAGTGCTGTGCGGCTCGGAACCGATGTGTATACCGATTTACGGGCAGAACAATTGGACATTGTGGGAAACCAAGTGAAGGGTCTTGTTGCGGTAGTGATTGATAGACGAACACTAAAGCCCACCCAAACCAAACTTCGTTTCCAAACAAAAGCAGTCTGTGTGTCTGCAGGTGGATTTGGCAGTAGTAAGTTTTTACTGAAGAATGGTCTGAAAAAAAGATTACCAGCACTCGGAAAATTTTTAGCGATCAACCCTTCGCCAATGGTGCATGCATTGTATGAAGAACCGATTGTCCAATGGCGGAATATCCCTGCGGCGTACGGAGTCGAAGGGTTCCGATTGGCAAAATTCCAAAACGGTTCCTACAAAGAAGGTGGGTATATGCTCATGCCAAACCAATTGCAACCAGCCACTCTAGCGGCATTACTTCCTAGCTTTGGAAAAGACCACTTTCGGTATATGAAACAACTTGAGTTTTTGGGTGGAACCATTGGTTGGATTGATGATGTGGAAGGAGAACTTGGCTCCATCGAAGTAGATTTATTTGGAAAAACTAAAGTGCATTATCCCTTTGGAAAGACCACCAAACAAATCTTTAGCGATCTTACTTATAAACAAATGAAACTGAATTTTGAAGCTGGCGCTAAAGAAGTATTCCTCGCTGGAATGAAACTACGCAAATTCACCAAGTTACCTAAAAAAGAAGAGATTGATGCTTTGGCTTGGAGGCCAGCTGAATTCCCGATGGCAGCTCCACACCCTGCAGGTGGTTGCCGTATGGGAAAATCGAGCGAAACTTCTGTTGTGAATTCCAAACACCAAGTGTTTGGATTTCAAAATTTGTTTGTGGCTGACTCTTCTGTTTTTCCCACAGGAGTCAGCGTGGATCCTAGTTTTACCATTATGGCATTTAGTAAAAAAGCATCTGAGTTTGTAGCAGACGTTATATAA
- the rlmD gene encoding 23S rRNA (uracil(1939)-C(5))-methyltransferase RlmD → MTTTKPNNTICTHFGTCGGCNYLDIDYTKELRKKEQNIKELFKAYRHVEIKTIVPSPSPEYYRHKIQLPFGRRIVGNKTLLTLGLFNRESTFVLDQTECQIQDPGLTEVALAVKQWARREGLLPYNEKSKRGMMKYLVARKSISTGEIILGIVTAKEDLPHAKDASKRLHTAIQNRIGKSGKFGKLVGIIHNINTKHTTMALGREEHLLWGRPYIHEHFGKHKFRVGLSTFLQVNPIQTPSLYNLVLDEMDKDTRVIDAYSGIGTISFWIAGQCKEVLGIEENPNSHRTALESVKFNKVHNVRFRKGRVAEVLPTLYGKNYDTIILDPPRTGLGAEVAETILGMGFKKIVYVSCDPMSLREDSNLLTRQYFLNSLQPVDMFPRTDHVETVAVFRNKNLI, encoded by the coding sequence ATGACAACAACAAAACCAAACAATACAATTTGTACCCACTTCGGTACCTGTGGAGGTTGCAATTACCTCGACATCGATTACACAAAAGAACTGCGAAAAAAAGAACAAAACATCAAAGAACTTTTTAAGGCATACCGCCATGTTGAGATCAAAACCATTGTTCCGAGTCCCTCTCCCGAATACTACCGTCACAAAATCCAATTGCCTTTTGGCCGTCGTATTGTTGGGAACAAAACCTTACTCACACTTGGGCTTTTCAATAGAGAATCCACTTTTGTCCTCGACCAAACAGAATGCCAAATCCAAGACCCAGGGTTAACTGAAGTTGCACTAGCTGTCAAACAATGGGCTCGGCGAGAAGGACTTCTTCCTTATAACGAAAAATCCAAACGAGGTATGATGAAGTACCTCGTAGCAAGAAAGTCGATCTCAACAGGAGAAATCATCCTAGGTATTGTCACTGCTAAAGAAGACCTACCACATGCTAAAGATGCCTCCAAAAGATTACACACTGCCATCCAAAATCGAATTGGAAAATCTGGTAAGTTTGGAAAACTCGTAGGGATCATTCACAACATCAATACCAAACACACAACGATGGCACTTGGCCGCGAAGAACATTTGTTATGGGGTAGACCTTACATCCATGAACATTTTGGAAAACACAAATTTCGAGTGGGACTGTCTACCTTTTTACAAGTGAATCCCATCCAAACACCGAGTTTGTACAATTTGGTTCTGGACGAAATGGACAAAGACACACGTGTCATCGATGCCTATTCAGGAATCGGAACCATTTCCTTTTGGATCGCAGGCCAATGTAAGGAAGTCCTCGGCATCGAAGAAAATCCAAACTCACATAGAACCGCATTAGAATCTGTAAAGTTCAACAAAGTGCATAACGTACGATTTCGAAAAGGGAGAGTGGCAGAAGTATTACCAACCCTGTATGGAAAAAATTACGATACCATCATCCTTGATCCACCAAGGACAGGGCTTGGTGCGGAAGTCGCAGAAACCATTCTTGGGATGGGATTTAAAAAAATTGTCTATGTGTCTTGTGACCCAATGAGCCTCAGAGAAGATTCCAATCTTCTCACAAGACAATACTTTTTGAATTCCCTACAACCTGTGGACATGTTTCCGAGAACAGACCATGTGGAAACAGTAGCCGTTTTTCGGAATAAAAACCTTATATAA
- a CDS encoding quinone-dependent dihydroorotate dehydrogenase, with amino-acid sequence MFYNHLIKPILFHLDPESAHHLVATFLSLSKKIPFFHKTLSAIFQYTSKRLEQTIQGIHFPNPVGLGAGFDKTTELFPTMIHMGFGFIEVGTITAKAQPGNEKPRLFRYPNAKALINRMGFNNPGADLAEIQLKNQQKLGIRGINAGKSKVTPLEDAVSDYVYTLKKLIPYGDYAVINISSPNTPGLRSLQSKQSLIDLILGIQKEFKDSFPIPLYLKFAPDLTEEELIENLQVCLDYKINGVILTNTTLDKQSLGEFNPPEGGLSGGPLFQKSLRFVSLAYRTLQGKIPIIGVGGIDSGEKALQMMEAGANLIQIYTGYIYEGPFLPYQICSYLDKILKERGYTSIDQLVGSGNTK; translated from the coding sequence TTGTTTTACAACCATCTAATCAAACCCATTCTTTTCCATTTAGACCCTGAATCAGCGCACCATTTAGTCGCTACCTTTCTTTCTTTATCCAAAAAAATACCTTTTTTTCATAAGACTCTCAGTGCCATATTCCAATACACATCGAAACGATTGGAACAAACCATCCAAGGCATCCATTTTCCAAATCCAGTTGGTCTTGGTGCAGGTTTTGATAAAACAACAGAACTATTTCCTACGATGATCCACATGGGATTTGGATTCATTGAAGTAGGAACCATCACCGCAAAAGCACAACCTGGCAATGAGAAACCAAGACTCTTTCGTTATCCAAATGCCAAAGCGCTCATCAACAGAATGGGTTTTAATAACCCAGGAGCTGACCTTGCCGAAATCCAATTAAAAAACCAACAAAAGTTGGGTATAAGAGGGATCAATGCAGGCAAATCCAAAGTGACCCCTCTTGAAGATGCTGTAAGTGATTATGTTTATACATTAAAGAAGTTAATCCCTTATGGAGATTATGCGGTGATCAATATCAGTTCGCCAAACACACCTGGTTTACGGTCTTTACAATCCAAACAAAGTTTGATCGATCTGATTCTAGGAATTCAAAAAGAATTCAAAGACTCTTTTCCCATTCCTTTGTATCTAAAATTTGCACCAGACCTCACAGAAGAAGAACTCATCGAAAATCTTCAAGTATGTTTGGATTATAAAATTAACGGAGTGATCTTAACAAACACCACCCTCGACAAACAAAGTTTAGGTGAATTTAATCCACCAGAAGGTGGATTATCGGGAGGACCCTTATTCCAAAAATCTCTTCGTTTTGTTTCCCTTGCCTACAGAACCTTACAAGGGAAAATTCCTATCATCGGAGTTGGGGGAATTGACTCGGGGGAAAAAGCGTTACAGATGATGGAGGCAGGTGCCAATCTCATCCAAATTTATACAGGGTATATTTATGAAGGTCCTTTTTTACCCTATCAAATTTGTTCCTACTTGGATAAAATTTTGAAAGAACGAGGATACACGTCCATCGACCAATTGGTTGGTTCAGGGAATACAAAATGA
- a CDS encoding PAS domain S-box protein produces MPSNSPISRIWQNPSAFPHKEVLRELENLLRSNPDFWLKINRDGIIVDYKTSRFVNIGDKPELLLGQHISVGLPPYLREITSEALAYLSDKKSLVFWKEYSYGEEPNIRHVEVRFVVLYDGYIMSNHRDITERKRLENAFLESESRFLSMAQNAADSIVIINDEGIIQFFNKTAEFTFGYKQEEVIGKNVTIIIPQEYRDKHDGYLKRYKDTGEKHIIGEGREVIAQRKSGEVFPCELSVGEFKTKTGKMFTGILRDISQRKLQEEELYQYRNHLEDLVESQTMDLKMSKNIAEEASYMKSLFLANISHELKTPIHAILSYAELGEEKSATVSPEKIKEYFQIIDSSGKRLLALLENLLDIAKLESGKMRYLFERNCLKETTKFVINEMRAILEKRGITVVLLNKEERWEAEFDYERIQQVIRNIISNALKFIPNDTNIEISLIKREFIPRKSQSYVKGIGIQIRDFGPGIPSEDLDKIFEKFIQSKQVKAGTKGTGLGLSISREIVNDHNGLLYAENHEEKGAVFTMLIPSSREGIR; encoded by the coding sequence ATGCCATCTAATTCCCCTATATCTCGTATTTGGCAAAATCCATCTGCCTTTCCCCACAAAGAGGTTCTTAGGGAATTAGAAAATTTACTTAGATCAAACCCAGACTTTTGGTTAAAAATCAATCGTGATGGGATCATCGTTGATTATAAAACGTCTAGGTTTGTGAATATAGGTGACAAACCGGAACTCCTACTTGGCCAACATATCAGTGTTGGTCTTCCTCCATATTTACGTGAAATTACATCTGAAGCTCTTGCTTACTTATCTGACAAAAAAAGTTTAGTTTTCTGGAAAGAATATTCTTATGGCGAGGAACCTAATATCCGTCATGTGGAAGTTAGGTTTGTGGTGTTATATGATGGTTACATCATGTCCAACCACCGTGACATTACAGAACGCAAACGATTGGAGAATGCGTTTTTAGAAAGTGAATCAAGATTCCTTTCAATGGCGCAAAACGCTGCGGATTCGATTGTGATCATCAATGACGAAGGCATCATACAATTTTTTAATAAAACTGCTGAATTTACCTTTGGCTACAAACAAGAAGAAGTCATTGGAAAAAATGTAACCATCATCATTCCCCAGGAATATAGAGACAAACATGATGGTTATCTAAAACGATATAAGGATACTGGGGAAAAACATATCATTGGTGAAGGACGAGAAGTAATCGCACAACGAAAGTCAGGTGAAGTTTTTCCTTGTGAACTTTCTGTTGGTGAGTTTAAGACGAAAACTGGGAAAATGTTTACAGGAATTCTCAGAGACATTAGTCAAAGGAAACTACAAGAAGAAGAACTTTACCAATATAGAAATCATTTAGAGGATTTGGTCGAAAGCCAAACTATGGACTTAAAAATGTCCAAAAATATTGCAGAGGAAGCTTCCTATATGAAGTCACTCTTTCTTGCCAATATATCTCATGAACTAAAAACACCAATCCACGCCATTTTAAGTTACGCTGAATTGGGAGAAGAAAAATCAGCAACGGTTTCTCCCGAAAAAATAAAGGAATACTTTCAGATCATTGATTCCTCTGGCAAACGACTCCTCGCTCTTTTGGAAAACTTGTTAGATATTGCAAAATTAGAATCAGGCAAAATGCGTTATCTTTTTGAACGAAATTGTTTAAAGGAAACAACCAAATTTGTGATCAATGAAATGCGTGCCATTTTGGAAAAAAGAGGGATTACAGTTGTTTTATTGAACAAGGAAGAACGTTGGGAAGCTGAATTTGATTATGAGCGAATCCAACAAGTGATCAGAAATATTATCTCCAATGCATTAAAATTCATTCCAAATGACACTAATATTGAGATCAGTTTGATAAAAAGAGAATTTATTCCAAGAAAATCTCAGTCCTATGTGAAAGGTATTGGTATCCAAATCAGAGATTTTGGTCCTGGAATCCCATCTGAGGACCTCGATAAAATTTTTGAAAAGTTCATCCAATCCAAACAAGTAAAAGCTGGAACCAAAGGAACTGGGCTTGGTTTGTCGATTTCTAGAGAAATTGTAAATGATCACAACGGATTATTATATGCTGAAAATCATGAAGAAAAGGGAGCTGTATTTACAATGTTAATTCCAAGTTCCCGCGAAGGGATTCGATGA